The DNA sequence TAATAGTTACGTGGCCCATTTTGCGGAAGGGCTTTGTCTTTTTCTTGCTGTAAAGATGAATGTGAACGCCTTCCAGGCCGGCCAGCTCGGGGAAACCTTCGTACCGGGCATCGCCCGTGTAACCGGGGGCGCCCAGGAGGTTCACCATGACTGCGTTTGAATGCAGGCGGGTACTTCCCAGGGGAAGATTCAGAATGGCTCTCAGGTGCTGCTCGTACTGCGAAGTTACGCAGGCTTCAATGGTATGATGGCCGCTGTTGTGCGGGCGGGGGGCCAGCTCGTTCACCAGTAGTTTGCCGTCACGGGTAGCGAATATTTCTACGGCAAGCAGGCCTACCAGGTTCAGCTTCTCAATTACTTTAACGGCAATTTCGCGGGCTTCGCGGGCCATTTCGGGCGAGATCAGCGCGGGGCTGAACAGCATTTCAACCAGGTTGGCCTCGGGGTTGAATTCCATTTCCACTACGTCGTAGGTGACCACTTCTCCGGATTCGTTCCGGGCGGCCAGTACGGATAATTCCTTTTCAAAATCAACGCGCTCCTCCAGGATGGAAGGTTCATTGAATGCGTTTGCCAGGTCATCAGGGGAATTTATTTTAAAAACCCCTCTCCCATCGTAGCCGGATTTACGAAGTTTCTGAACGGCGGGGAATTTCCCTGTATGCTGGCGGAGTTCTTCCTTGTCCTTAATTTTCACAAAAGGAGCTGTGGGAATGCCGTTTTCTATGAAAAAATCCTTTTGAAGCCCTTTGTCCTGGATCAGTTCAACAAGCTCGGGCTGCGGAAATACCCGGCGGCCTTCTTCCTGGAGCCGTTTCAGGGCTTCCACGTTTACGTTTTCTATTTCTATGGTCAACAGGTCAAGGCTTTTACCAAAATGATAAACATCCCTGAAGTCTTTAAAAGACCCTACCTTGAAATGATGACAATAGGAACTGCAGGAGGCGTTATAATCGGGGTCTAGTACGTGAACTTCAATGCCGAAGTCCATTGCGGACTGAATGAGCATCTTACCTAGTTGTCCGCCCCCTAATATGCCTAACCTGAAATCTGCTGAATTAAATGCCTGCATCTGAATATTTGATGTGACAATATTACGCAATTCGCCATTTAATTCATATTTGGATCCTGCGGGAAATTGACGATATGCTCATATTTCTTGCCCATGCTTTTCACGACTCCCGCCCAGAGCGCGTTATCGTTCTCATGGAATATGAAATCCTTATGGGATTCGGCTACCAGCCAGGCGTTTTCTTCCATTTCGTCTTCAAGCTGGCCGGGTGACCAGCCGGAGTAGCCGATAAAGAAGCGGATGTCCCCGGAGGAAAGGTATTTCTTTTCCAGGAGTATCTTAATGGTTTCAAAATTTCCGCCCCAGTAGATCCCGTTGCCTATTTCCTTCGCCTCATCCACCTCTTCCCCCGTACGGTGCAGGAAATGAAGCGTATTGTTTTCCACGGGGCCGCCGATATATACGGGAAAATCTTCCTTAACGTCATCAATAATATCTTTCAGGGACAGGATGGAAGGCTGGTTCAGTACAAAACCAACGGCTCCCTGTTCATTGTATTCGGTGAGATAAACCACCGAGCGCCTGAAATTCGGATCAAGCATAAAAGGTTCGGCCAGCAGCAGCCGGCCTACTTCCGGTCTGAGTTCACCTATCATACGGGTTTTTATATAAGGTACGCAAAATCTACCCAAAACGATTCAGTATCACAAATTTTTTGCATAAGAAAAAGTAAGTTTGCATATCATCATGAGTACTAAAAAAGATATTCTCAGGCAGCTCCGTAAGGAGTACACCCTGCAGGGCCTTTCCAGGAGAGAAGTGGCACCTACGCCCTTCCAGCAGTTTGATAACTGGTTCCTGGAGGCATGGGATGCTGAAGTTCCCGAACCTAATGCTATGACTCTTTGCACAGTGGGGAAAGCCGGGAAACCTTCTGCAAGGATCGTGCTGCTAAAGGACTTTGACGAAGGGGGATTCGTTTTTTATACCAATTACAATAGCCTGAAGGGGCAGCAGATAGCCGAAAATCCCTTCGTTTCCCTGAGCTTTTTCTGGCAGCCACTGGAACGCCAGGTACGTATTGAAGGAATTGCGGAAAAGATCGGGGCGAATGAGTCGGATCAGTATTTTCAATCGCGCCCGCGGGGAAGCCGGCTGGCGGCCATTGCTTCGCCGCAAAGCCAGGTCATAGAAAGCCGTGACTGGCTGGAAAAGATATGGAGGGAACAGGAGAATATTTTCACTGAAAAGGAACGAATTCCCCGCCCGGAGAACTGGGGGGCTTCTCTGTAAAACCGGAGCGGGTTGAATTCTGGCAGGGGCGGGATAACCGCCTGCACGACCGCATTGTTTATGAAACCGGCGAAATTTATAAAGCGGATGCCGATAAAACAACGGGCCAATGGCGGATTCACCGGCTTGCGCCCTGAAACTCAAATTTATTACTGCCGGCCAGGCGCTTCCTTTACGGGCGGCGGTGCTTCGGCCAGGGCAGCGTCCTGAAGTAGCCGTTTTCACCGGCGATGAGGAAGCAGGAAGCTTCCATGCGGGCGCTTTTTCCGGTGAAAGGTTAATCGCCGTGGCCAGCTTCCTTCAAAACAGGCACGCTGACTTCCCGGAAGCCTTCCAATACCAGCTGCGCGGAATGGCCACGGACCCCGCTTTCAGGGGCCGTGGAGCGGGAGCCGCTCTTATCCGTTTCGCCCTGCAGCATTTAGAAGAACTAAAAGTGTTGCTGCTTTGGTGCAATGCCAGGGAAAAGGCAATTACTTTCTATAAAAAATGCGGGTTCATCGAATCAGGTACTTTCTTTATGATACCGGAGATTGGCCTGCATCAATTAATGTATATTCTTCCGAAAAACCACAGTTCCCAAACCACTGTGTAAAATAATACACTATTGGGAAGGCGCCACCACTTCGGATAGGGGCGCTGCCCGTTTCAAGTAGCGATACTTTTTCTTTTTGCCCTTCAAAATAAGCCCGGCCGTCATTTCAATTACCCCTAAAATGAAGAATCCCGCGGGGAGCGGGATTTCTTCATTACCTAAACTAACCTAAACCTATGAAATTTGGAGCTTTTGAATCTTTTTCTTTGTCTTAACTTTTATCCTGTATACCAAGTAGTAAAGAACAGGAACAAGTATCAACGTAATGAATGTACCAAAAATCAGGCCAAAGATCATTGTCCAGGAGAGCGGCCCCCAAAAGACCACGTTATCACCTCCAAAGAAGATGTGGGGATTCAGCTCCGTGAACATTTTCACAAAATCGATATTGAACCCGACTGCGAGTGGTATCAATCCCATGGTAGCCGCGAGGGCGGTCAGGATTACCGGCGTCATCCTCGTTTTCCCGGCCTCTATAATGGCTTCCCGGGTTTCTACTCCCTGCTCTATCAGAAGGTCGGTGAATTCTACCAGCAAAATTCCGTTCCTCACCACGATGCCTGCGAGAGCGAACAGCCCCACCCCTGTCATGACAATGGATATTTCCATTTTGAACAGCGAAAAACCGATCAGTACCCCAATGATACTAAAGAAGATCTCGGCCATGATGATCAGCGGCTTGCTCAGCGAATTGAACTGCGTCACCAGCACCATGAATATCAGTCCGAAAGAGACCAGGAAGGCGACCTGGAGGAAGCCCATGGTTTCGGCCTGGTCTTCCTGCTCGCCGGTCATACGGATATCAATGCCCTCCGGGGCCTGGTAATTTCCAAGCGCCTGCTGTATCTCCGCGACGACAGCATTAGCATTGTAGCCGGTGAGTACGTTTGACGAAAGCGTGATTACCCGCTTCTGATCGATCCTGGTAACGCGGGCATAGGTACTGGTATACTCGATGGTTGCCACAGAGGAAAGCGGTATCTGCCGCACTTGGCCCGAATTAGCATCCCGGAAAGTGATAGGCATATTTACCAGCGTATTCACATTATTTCGCTGGTCTTCTTCCAGCCGGACCATAATAGGATAATCGTCATTTTCATCCCTGAACTTGGATACTTCCTTACCGTAAAGAGCGTTTCGCAAGGCCAGACCAATCTGGGCGGTGGAAATACCTTCCCTCCTGGCCCGTTCACGGTCGATATTAACCGCTATTTCCGGCTTATTGCTCTGGAAATCGGATTTTAGTTCCTCTATACCGCCGATACGCTGTTCCACCAGGTACTCCTGTACGTTCTCGGCAGCGTCAATCAATACTTCAAAATCTTCGCCCGATATTTCAATACTGATAGGCTTGCCGGTAGGTGGCCCCGCTTGTTCCTGGTCTACGGTAATTTCCGCGCCCGGAATACCCTGAACGGCATTTCGTATCTGTTCCAGGTATACTTTGGTAGATCTTCCGTCCCGTTCGGCGAATTTTACAAAAGCCACCGTGACCTTGCCCAGGTGAGGGCTGGTTTCAAAGCCTCCGGCCATGGGATCGTCGCTTGCGCCTATGGCCACGTTGGAAATGATCGATTCTACCAACGCGCTGTCTTCCTCCATTACACGGGCAATCCGGTTTTCCACAATGTGCGTGATTGAATCGGTATATTCCTGGTGAGTGCCTATTGGGAGTTCAATATAGGTGTAAATAAAATTCGGGTCACCCTGCGGGAAAAACCCGACAGGCGGCTGGCGCAGCGCCGTAAATACAATGCTGAAGATGAAAAGCAGGAAAGTTCCCACCAGCACCCAGGCCGGGCGGGATTTGTGCAGGCACCAGCTGATCAGTTTTTTATAACCTTCCTGAACCCTGGGCCAGGTTTTTTCCTGGAATCTCCTGATAAGGCCGGTAAGCACAAATTTATTCAGCGCGTAAATACCAAACAGGAACACGATGAAGTTTCCCATCCCGAAAGAACCGGCCAGGTAAAAAATAAGCGCAAGAATGCCCATGACCAGTGCGGTGATCTTGAATCCCCTGGTGATCTTTTTATGGTGGTCCCGGTCTTCATTATGGGGTTTCATGAAATCCACGGCGAAAACCGGGTTCATAATATACGCCACCACAAGGGAAGCCAGCAGCGCTATAATAAGCGTCGCAGGGAGAAAGAACATAAACTTACCGATTACTCCCGGCCAGAACAACAGCGGGATAAAAGGCGCCAGGGTTACAATGGTACCGGAAAGCACCGGCAGAAATACTTCCCCGGCAGCCGCCTTTGCCGCTTTCTTGATCTCCATTTTACCGTTATCATAGATCCTGTGGGTATTTTCTACGACAACAATAGCGTCGTCAACCACGATGCCCAGTGCCAGCAGGAACGAGAACAAGACCATCATATTCAGGGTAAAGCTCGTTGGGAGTATTGAGTCCAGGCCCGGCATAATAAGAAAGGCCAGGAAAGAGGATAAAGGTACCGCCAGGGCTACGAAAATAGCATTGGTAGTTCCCATAAAGAACATGAGTATGATCGTTACCAGTACGAAACCGATAATAATGGTATTGATCAGGTCATGAAGAGTTACCCTGGTATTGTCCGACTGGTCGGCGGTGATCGTTGTTTTGAGCCCCGGCGGAAAATCATTTTTCATCATGTCATCCACAATGACATTGATCTTATCCGAGGCATTGATCAGGTTTTCACCGCTGCGCTTTATCACGTTCAGGGTAATTACGTTCTCCCCGTCCAGCCGGGCGTAGCTTTCCTGCTCTTCATGATCGTCCACTACTTCCGCAATGTCTTTCAGGTAAACCTGGGCGCCGCTGGTGGAAGTGACGATGATGTTTTCCATCTTTTCGGCATCCTTGTACTCCCCGTTGACGCTCAGGGAACGCTTCATGCCGTCCACGGAAACTTGCCCGCCTGAAACGGTGACGTTTTCCGACGCTATCGCCTGCTCAATATCGGAAAAGGAGACCTTGGCGGACTGCATTTTATACAGGTCTACGTTTACCTGGATCTCTCTTTCCAGCGCTCCCACAATATCTACCCGGGTTATTTCAGGAAGCGTTTCTATGCGGTCCTGCATGTCTTCGGCATATTCTTTCAGCCGGACCAGGTCATAGCTTCCCGAAAGATTGATATTCATGATGGGAAGCTGGGAAATGTCAATATCAATTACCTCCGGGTCATCCGGAAGGTCGGTAGGCAGATCAGGCTTAGCCTTATCCACAGCGTCTTTTACCCGCTGCTTTGCCACTTCCACATCCACGTCGGTATCAAATTCAATAATGATGTTCGAAAAATCCTGGAGAGAATTACTGGTCACTTTTTCCACATCCTTGATCGACTTTACCTGCTTTTCAATAGGTTTGGTCACCAGGTTTTCCATATCTGCAGGGCCGGTCCCCGGGTAAACGGTACTCACGTATATTTGCGGGAATACCACTTCGGGAAACTGCTCTTTGGGCAGGCCGATATACGTGAACAAGCCGGCGAGACAGATAATGACCGTTGCGATATACACACTGGTGCGATTTTCTATCGCCCAGCTCGATCCTTTAAATTCCTTAAATATGTCTTT is a window from the Anseongella ginsenosidimutans genome containing:
- a CDS encoding 5-(carboxyamino)imidazole ribonucleotide synthase, translating into MQAFNSADFRLGILGGGQLGKMLIQSAMDFGIEVHVLDPDYNASCSSYCHHFKVGSFKDFRDVYHFGKSLDLLTIEIENVNVEALKRLQEEGRRVFPQPELVELIQDKGLQKDFFIENGIPTAPFVKIKDKEELRQHTGKFPAVQKLRKSGYDGRGVFKINSPDDLANAFNEPSILEERVDFEKELSVLAARNESGEVVTYDVVEMEFNPEANLVEMLFSPALISPEMAREAREIAVKVIEKLNLVGLLAVEIFATRDGKLLVNELAPRPHNSGHHTIEACVTSQYEQHLRAILNLPLGSTRLHSNAVMVNLLGAPGYTGDARYEGFPELAGLEGVHIHLYSKKKTKPFRKMGHVTITDNDLDKALEKARLIKEKFKIIA
- a CDS encoding efflux RND transporter permease subunit translates to MKDIFKEFKGSSWAIENRTSVYIATVIICLAGLFTYIGLPKEQFPEVVFPQIYVSTVYPGTGPADMENLVTKPIEKQVKSIKDVEKVTSNSLQDFSNIIIEFDTDVDVEVAKQRVKDAVDKAKPDLPTDLPDDPEVIDIDISQLPIMNINLSGSYDLVRLKEYAEDMQDRIETLPEITRVDIVGALEREIQVNVDLYKMQSAKVSFSDIEQAIASENVTVSGGQVSVDGMKRSLSVNGEYKDAEKMENIIVTSTSGAQVYLKDIAEVVDDHEEQESYARLDGENVITLNVIKRSGENLINASDKINVIVDDMMKNDFPPGLKTTITADQSDNTRVTLHDLINTIIIGFVLVTIILMFFMGTTNAIFVALAVPLSSFLAFLIMPGLDSILPTSFTLNMMVLFSFLLALGIVVDDAIVVVENTHRIYDNGKMEIKKAAKAAAGEVFLPVLSGTIVTLAPFIPLLFWPGVIGKFMFFLPATLIIALLASLVVAYIMNPVFAVDFMKPHNEDRDHHKKITRGFKITALVMGILALIFYLAGSFGMGNFIVFLFGIYALNKFVLTGLIRRFQEKTWPRVQEGYKKLISWCLHKSRPAWVLVGTFLLFIFSIVFTALRQPPVGFFPQGDPNFIYTYIELPIGTHQEYTDSITHIVENRIARVMEEDSALVESIISNVAIGASDDPMAGGFETSPHLGKVTVAFVKFAERDGRSTKVYLEQIRNAVQGIPGAEITVDQEQAGPPTGKPISIEISGEDFEVLIDAAENVQEYLVEQRIGGIEELKSDFQSNKPEIAVNIDRERARREGISTAQIGLALRNALYGKEVSKFRDENDDYPIMVRLEEDQRNNVNTLVNMPITFRDANSGQVRQIPLSSVATIEYTSTYARVTRIDQKRVITLSSNVLTGYNANAVVAEIQQALGNYQAPEGIDIRMTGEQEDQAETMGFLQVAFLVSFGLIFMVLVTQFNSLSKPLIIMAEIFFSIIGVLIGFSLFKMEISIVMTGVGLFALAGIVVRNGILLVEFTDLLIEQGVETREAIIEAGKTRMTPVILTALAATMGLIPLAVGFNIDFVKMFTELNPHIFFGGDNVVFWGPLSWTMIFGLIFGTFITLILVPVLYYLVYRIKVKTKKKIQKLQIS
- a CDS encoding YqgE/AlgH family protein, yielding MIGELRPEVGRLLLAEPFMLDPNFRRSVVYLTEYNEQGAVGFVLNQPSILSLKDIIDDVKEDFPVYIGGPVENNTLHFLHRTGEEVDEAKEIGNGIYWGGNFETIKILLEKKYLSSGDIRFFIGYSGWSPGQLEDEMEENAWLVAESHKDFIFHENDNALWAGVVKSMGKKYEHIVNFPQDPNMN
- a CDS encoding GNAT family N-acetyltransferase; the protein is MADSPACALKLKFITAGQALPLRAAVLRPGQRPEVAVFTGDEEAGSFHAGAFSGERLIAVASFLQNRHADFPEAFQYQLRGMATDPAFRGRGAGAALIRFALQHLEELKVLLLWCNAREKAITFYKKCGFIESGTFFMIPEIGLHQLMYILPKNHSSQTTV
- the pdxH gene encoding pyridoxamine 5'-phosphate oxidase; this encodes MSTKKDILRQLRKEYTLQGLSRREVAPTPFQQFDNWFLEAWDAEVPEPNAMTLCTVGKAGKPSARIVLLKDFDEGGFVFYTNYNSLKGQQIAENPFVSLSFFWQPLERQVRIEGIAEKIGANESDQYFQSRPRGSRLAAIASPQSQVIESRDWLEKIWREQENIFTEKERIPRPENWGASL